Proteins co-encoded in one Garra rufa chromosome 7, GarRuf1.0, whole genome shotgun sequence genomic window:
- the elfn2a gene encoding extracellular leucine-rich repeat and fibronectin type III domain containing 2a yields the protein MARRCSLSGAFPPSFLILSLHVFLLLHVPSFVRGDCWLIEGDKGYVWLAICSQNQPPYETIPQHINNTVHDLRLNENKLKAIFFSSLSRFTNLTDLNLTKNEISYIEDGAFAGQANLQVLQLGYNKLTNLTEGMLRGLGRMQCLYLQHNLIEVIATNAFWECPSLSSLDLSSNKLTRLDSSTFSVLGGRLIVCELAGNPFHCGCDLYGFLIWLEAFDNVTHTYDRLQCETPKELFGYPLLSPRGNHGRNARSILSSMCKDGVIVSGITALPPYLDGSGMGTDNFEFGPYQQPTASSTTDPTNSPTIKLQIVTLSTASILVQIPKPYSKMYILVQYNHTYVSDVMNLKNKKEIVRLNNLKPHTNYTFCVASIRNSQRYNHTCLHFATRAPGPDDLRATPSTTTHYIMTILGCLFGMVIVLGLVYYCLRRRRMQEEKEKTISVKKTILEMRYGPEAAAAAAKDPLALQKLHDQSHHQHHHGKLSQSASSSLGILHGSANTTSSRLSSLPQVEKMATAFSEAMAASKGNYMDVRTSAGGEERVRDGVVTGSGDEITRDEIGINGGDDSDDDDGRDSTSEISTIAKEVDKVNQIINNCIDALKLDSVAVVAAAAATATTAENTASPPPPSVPSLARGLIPLSPTITETCQIMSSPKIRPPPPVPLVLPLSERPGISGGGFLSPPYRDPPPATASRPLQRQLSADAAVVPINSVKNRCSVSSGGSVKSARVFNVDVPDPRSPEQCKYPEKGSPVRCGEPLERLPLIGVQGVSNGRGDGGSGGGGGAGGGSGGSGGCGVVVGGGGSTAQQHHLEVHPDYHCSEHRHSFPALYYEGATDSPAQKVSFLKPLTRTKKDTAYSQLSPRHHNYSGYSSSPEYSSESTLKIWERFRPYKKSPREEAYIAAGHALRKKVQFAKDEDLHDILDYWKGVSAQQKL from the coding sequence ATGGCCCGCAGGTGCAGCTTATCTGGTGCTTTTCCACCCTCCTTTCTCATCCTCTCTCTCCATGTGTTTCTCCTCCTCCACGTACCTTCTTTTGTGAGGGGTGACTGCTGGCTAATTGAGGGGGATAAAGGCTACGTGTGGCTGGCAATCTGCAGTCAGAACCAACCTCCATATGAGACAATCCCACAGCACATTAACAACACTGTCCATGATTTAAGGCTGAACGAGAACAAGCTCAAAGCGATTTTCTTCAGTTCCCTCAGCCGGTTCACCAACCTCACTGACCTAAACCTAACCAAGAATGAAATCTCCTACATTGAGGATGGTGCCTTCGCAGGACAGGCCAATCTACAGGTCTTGCAGTTGGGATATAACAAGCTGACCAACCTCACCGAGGGGATGCTGCGAGGGTTGGGTCGAATGCAGTGCCTGTATCTGCAGCATAACCTAATAGAGGTGATTGCAACCAATGCCTTCTGGGAGTGCCCAAGCCTTAGCAGTCTTGATCTTTCCTCTAACAAATTAACAAGACTGGATTCATCCACCTTCTCTGTTTTGGGTGGGCGGCTAATAGTGTGCGAACTGGCTGGAAATCCTTTCCATTGTGGCTGTGACTTGTATGGCTTTCTTATCTGGCTAGAGGCATTTGACAATGTCACTCACACCTATGACAGGCTCCAGTGTGAGACCCCGAAAGAACTTTTTGGTTACCCCCTCCTGAGTCCTAGAGGTAATCATGGAAGAAATGCACGTTCTATCCTGTCATCCATGTGTAAAGATGGAGTGATTGTTAGTGGCATAACTGCCCTGCCTCCTTACTTAGACGGTTCTGGTATGGGGACGGATAATTTTGAATTTGGACCTTATCAACAGCCCACAGCTTCATCAACCACAGACCCTACAAACAGCCCCACCATTAAGTTGCAAATAGTCACCCTCTCCACCGCATCCATCTTGGTTCAAATACCCAAGCCCTACAGTAAGATGTATATTCTAGTGCAGTACAACCACACCTATGTGTCAGATGTCATGAACCTAAAGAACAAGAAAGAGATTGTCAGACTAAACAACCTAAAGCCCCACACAAATTACACCTTTTGTGTTGCCTCCATTCGCAATTCCCAGCGGTACAATCACACTTGTCTGCATTTTGCAACTCGGGCTCCAGGGCCTGATGACTTGCGAGCAACCCCTTCTACCACCACCCATTACATTATGACCATTCTAGGCTGCCTGTTTGGGATGGTCATTGTGTTGGGCTTGGTGTACTACTGCTTACGTAGGCGTCGAATGCAGGAGGAGAAGGAAAAGACAATTAGTGTTAAGAAAACTATTTTAGAGATGCGCTATGGGCCAGAAGCAGCTGCTGCAGCAGCCAAGGATCCTTTGGCCTTGCAGAAACTCCATGACCAGTCCCATCATCAACACCACCACGGCAAGTTGTCCCAGTCTGCATCCTCCAGCTTGGGCATCCTTCATGGTTCAGCCAACACCACCTCTTCTCGGCTTTCGTCCCTTCCACAAGTGGAGAAAATGGCTACAGCTTTCTCAGAAGCAATGGCTGCCAGCAAGGGCAACTACATGGATGTACGAACGTCAGCAGGAGGAGAGGAGCGAGTGAGAGATGGAGTTGTAACAGGGTCAGGAGATGAAATCACAAGGGATGAAATTGGGATTAATGGAGGAGAtgactctgatgatgatgatggccgAGATTCAACATCGGAGATCTCCACCATTGCCAAGGAGGTGGACAAAGTAAACCAGATTATCAATAACTGCATTGATGCACTCAAACTAGACTCTGTAGCTGTTGTGGCAGCAGCTGCAGCCACCGCAACTACAGCAGAAAACACTGCCTCTCCACCACCTCCTAGTGTCCCTTCATTAGCCAGGGGACTAATTCCACTCTCCCCTACCATCACAGAGACATGCCAGATCATGTCGTCCCCTAAAATCCGTCCTCCACCTCCTGTTCCTCTTGTTTTGCCCCTTTCTGAGCGGCCCGGCATCAGCGGAGGAGGGTTTCTCTCCCCTCCCTACAGGGACCCACCCCCAGCCACAGCATCACGGCCCTTGCAGAGGCAGCTCAGTGCAGATGCTGCAGTTGTTCCGATCAACTCTGTTAAAAATCGCTGCAGCGTTTCTTCCGGTGGCTCTGTCAAAAGTGCTCGGGTCTTCAATGTGGATGTCCCCGACCCTCGAAGCCCAGAGCAATGCAAGTACCCTGAGAAAGGCAGCCCTGTTCGGTGCGGGGAGCCACTGGAGAGGCTGCCCTTAATTGGGGTTCAGGGAGTCAGTAATGGCAGAGGAGATGGTGGCAGCGGGGGTGGAGGGGGAGCCGGTGGTGGCAGTGGTGGTTCGGGTGGGTGTGGTGTTGTGGTCGGAGGTGGGGGCAGCACAGCTCAGCAGCACCACTTAGAGGTGCACCCAGACTACCACTGCTCAGAGCACCGACACTCCTTCCCTGCCCTCTACTATGAGGGTGCCACTGACTCCCCTGCCCAGAAAGTCTCCTTTCTAAAGCCTCTCACTCGCACCAAGAAGGACACTGCCTATTCACAGCTTTCTCCCCGCCACCACAATTACTCAGGGTATTCCTCTAGCCCTGAGTACTCCTCCGAGAGCACTCTTAAAATCTGGGAGCGCTTCCGACCTTACAAGAAAAGCCCCCGTGAGGAGGCCTACATAGCCGCTGGCCATGCTCTTCGAAAGAAAGTGCAGTTTGCAAAGGATGAGGATCTCCATGACATTCTGGACTACTGGAAGGGGGTTTCAGCACAGCAGAAACTGTGA